The Hymenobacter sp. DG25A nucleotide sequence AAACGCTGGATCTGGTAGATGGCACTTCGCCCTATGCCCTCACCGGCGCTATCTTCTCCCAGGACCGCTATGCCATTGATCTGGCCTCGAAGCGCCTGGTGCACGCCGCCGGCAACTTCTACATCAATGATAAGCCTACCGGCGCTGTGGTAGGCCAGCAGCCCTTCGGCGGTGCCCGCGCCTCCGGCACTAACGATAAGGCTGGCTCCATGCTGAATCTGCTCCGTTGGGTGTCGCCGCGCGCTATCAAAGAAACCTTCGTACCGCCGGTAGACTACCGCTACCCCTTCCTGGGCGTGGATAACCACGAGGACCTGAACGTAGCGAAAGGCGGTTTTTAAGCCGTTTAACTTTCTGACAGAAAAAGCCGCTCCGGGTTACCGGGGCGGCTTTTTCTATTTTCTTACGGGGTGTCATGTTGAGTTGACCGAAGCGTCTCTACCGCTCAGCATGACACGTTCTGCTATAACTCCGCTGGCGGCTGCGCCCGCATCGGCGTAATGTCTATTTCATCATAAATATCCTGTACACGCAGCATAGCATCCAGCTCCGGGATTTTCAGTGTATCGGTCAGTTCGCCCAGCGGGGTGAAGGACCACACGCCGCTTTCCTCACGCCGGAACCACTCTACCAGGCAGGTGTGCTGAGAAACCAGCAGGTAGTGCTGCAATGAGGATAGCTGTTTGTATTGATTGAATTTCCAACTCCGGTCGTGGTCGGCGGTGGAGGGCGAGAGGATTTCAATGATGAGTACCGGATGGTGCATGGTGCGCTCAGCTGCCAGATCGTCGGCATCACAGGTAACCATCACATCCGGATAGGTATGATAGTGGCCTGCCTGAACGGCCAGTTGCACCCCTTCCAGAAATACCCGGCAACCTTTGCCACGCACTGCCTGTCGCAGGGCAAAGGCGCAGTTCTGCGCAATTAGGTTGTGCCGGGGAGTAGCCCCCGACATGCCATACACCTCCCCCTCAAAAAACTCGTGTCGCTGCTCCGAAACCTCTTCCAGCGCCTGGTATTCTTCCAAGGTGTAGCGCCGCATTGGGGATTGAGGATGTGCCATATCACAACTGCTGATTTGCCCAAATATACGCCATTCCCTTACCCACCCGGTTTAACCTTTGTTCCCAACCCTCCAAGCCCTACCTTTGCCCTCCAATGCCGTTCCCGAACGGCCTTTTCCCGTTGCTGCTTATGCTTCTTGCTGTAACCTCCAATTACCAGCCCTCTGACTTTCTGCCGATTATCGTGCAGTTTGTGCTGGCTATAGCCTTCGTGGCTTTTTCCATGATTGCCTCTCACCTCATCGGTCCGCGCCGCAAGAGCCGCGTGAAGGATGAAGCCTTTGAGTGCGGCATCGAATCGGTGGGCAATGCGCGCACGCCTATTTCGGTGAAGTACTTCCTCACAGCCATTCTATTTGTGCTGTTTGATGTGGAAGTCATCTTCATGTACCCCTGGGCCGTGAACTTCCGGGAGCTGGGCAAAACCGGCTTCTACGAAATGATTGTATTCCTGGCTTTGCTGATGGCGGGCTTTGCCTACGTTATCAAAAAAGGCGTCCTGCGCTGGAATGAAGCCCGTTAGCAGCAACCTTTAGCCCACCCGCAGTGTTGGCTATGCGGGGTTTCCCGTTTTCTAAACTGACCTTTCCGCATGGATAATAGAGTTCCTGAAATCAAAACTGTAGAGGCACCGGAAGGCATTGAGGGTGCAGGCTTTTTTGCCACGTCGCTGGAGAAAGTAGTGGGCATTGCCCGCGCCAACTCCCTGTGGCCCTTGCCCTTTGCTACTTCGTGCTGCGGTATCGAGTTCATGGCTACCATGGGCTCGCACTATGATATTTCCCGCTTCGGCTCGGAGCGCCCTTCGTTTTCGCCTCGGCAGGCCGACCTGCTGATGGTGATGGGTACCATTGCCAAGAAGATGGCGCCCATTGTAAAGCAGGTATATGAGCAAATGGCCGAGCCCCGCTGGGTACTGGCCATGGGCGCCTGCGCCTGCTCCGGCGGTATTTTCGATAGCTACTCTGTGCTGCAGGGCATCGACCGGATTATCCCGGTAGACGTGTACGTGCCCGGCTGCCCGCCCCGCCCCGAGCAGGTGCTGGATGGCCTGATGCGCGTGCAGGATCTGGCCAAAAATGAATCGATGCGCCGCCGCAACTCGCCCGAGTATCAGGCCCTGCTGGCGTCTTATAACATTAAGTAAGAAGCCGGAAGCGAGGAGCGGGAAGTTTATTCCGGACCCTCGCTTCTCTTCTCTCCTCTAGCTTCTTCCACCAGAATGGCTGAACAGAACGAAGAATCTCCCGCTGCCCAGGAAACTGCCGCGGCACTGGACCCGGCCGCGCAGCAAAACGCGCAGCTGCTGGCTTTGCTGCACCGCTTGTTTGGGGCCGATGCCTTTACCGATGTAGAGGAGCCCTACGGCATGCTGACGGTGACCACCACGCGTGAGCGGATTCATGACATCATTGCCGGCCTTCAGCAGGACCAGGAATTGCAGCTCAACTTCCTCACCACCATGTGCGGCATGCACTGGCCGGAGCGCGAAGGACAGGAGCTGGGCATAGTGTACATGCTGCACAGCCTGGTGCACAACATCCGCCTGCGCCTGAAGATTTTCTTCCCCATTGCCGACCCGGTGGTGCCCACCATGACGGACATCTACGGCACGGCCAACTGGATGGAGCGCGAAGCCTATGATTTCTACGGCATCCTGTTCCCGGGCCATCCTAACCTCATTCGCATCCTCAACGTGGAGGATATGGACTACTACCCCATGCGCAAGGAGTACGCGCTGGAAGATGGTACCCGCGAAGACAAAACTGACCTTTTCTTCGGCCGCTAGGCCCCTGATACCTTTATCATGGCAGTAAACGACACGCTGGAAGGCACCCATAAAATCATTGAGTCGGCGAAGGAGCAGGACCACCGCATCAACCCGATGCACCCGGCCGTCAACGACTTCAACCAGGAGCTGACTACGCTGAACCTGGGCCCCACGCACCCCGCTACCCACGGCATCTTCCAGAACATTCTGCAGATGGACGGGGAGCGGATTATTTCGGGCGTGCCCACCATCGGCTACATCCACCGCGCCTTCGAGAAGATTGCCGAGCGCCGGCCCTTCTACCAGATTACGCCCCTGACGGACCGCATGAACTATTGTTCGTCGCCCATCAACAACATGGGCTGGCACATGACGGTAGAGAAGCTGCTGGGCGTTACGGTGCCCACCCGCGCCCAGTACATGCGCGTGATTGTGATGGAGCTGGCTCGGATTACCGACCACCTCATCTGCAACTCCATTCTGGGGGTAGATACCGGCGCTTTCACGGGCTTCCTGTATGTGTTTCAGGAGCGCGAGAAGGTGTATGAGATTTACGAGGAAATCTGCGGCGCCCGCCTCACTACCAACATGGGCCGCGTGGGCGGTATGGAGCGCGACTTTACGCCCGTAGCCCTGCAGAAGCTGCGCGACTGGCTGAAGACCTTCCCGGCCGTGATGCGGGAGTTTGAGAAGATGTTTAACCGCAACCGCATCTTCATGGACCGCACCCAGAACGTGGGCGGTATCACGGCGGAGAAGGCGCTGAACTACGGCTTCACGGGCCCCAACCTGCGCGCCGCCGGCGTCGACTACGACGTGCGGGTGATGAACCCCTACTCCTCTTATCAGGATTTCGACTTTGAAATTCCGGTGGGCACCAACGGCGATACTTACGACCGTTTCATGGTGCGCAACGAGGAAATCTGGCAGAGCCTGCGCATTATCAATCAAGCCCTGGAAAACCTGCCCGAAGGCCCCTTCCACGCCGATGCCCCGCATTATTACCTGCCGCCCAAGCAGGCCGTGTACCAGAACATGGAGGCTCTCATCTACCACTTCAAAATCATCATGGGTGAGATTGAAGCGCCGGTGGGTGAAGTGTACCACTCCGTGGAAGGCGGCAACGGCGAGCTGGGCTTCTACCTCGTTTCCGACGGGGGTCGCACGCCCTACCGCCTGCATTTCCGCCGCCCTTGCTTTATCTACTACCAGGCTTACCCCGAAATGGTGGTGGGCTCAACCCTCTCCGACGCCATCGTGACTCTGTCATCGATGAACGTTATTGCCGGCGAGCTGGACGCGTAGTTTTTTGCTGAATTTGACTGATATGGAACCGACTACTGCGCCCGCTAAGCCGCAATTTTCTGAAGCTGCGAAGGCCGAAATTGCGCGCATCTGCAAGCAATATCCTGAAGAGCGCCGCAAGTCGGCCCTGCTGCCCGTGCTGCACATTGCCCAGGCGGAATTTGGCGGCTGGGTAAGCCCCGAAGTACAGGACCTAGTGGCCGAAGCACTGGGCCTGGCCCCGATTGAGGTGTACGAGGTGTCGACGTTCTACACCATGTTCAACCTGAGGCCGGTAGGCAAGCACGTGCTGGAAATCTGCCGCACGGGCCCCTGCATGCTGCGCGGCTCCGATGAGCTGACTGCACATCTGGAGCGCATCACCGGCGCTATGGTAGGTGGCCCGCCATCAGCCGATGGTTTGTTTACCCTGAAGGAAGTGGAGTGCCTGGCCGCCTGCGGCTTTGCCCCCATTGTGCAGGTGCGCGAGAAGTACTACGAGCAGCTGGACACCCAGGAAGCCGTGGATGCTATGCTCTCGGAGCTGCGCAAACAGGTACACCGCCCGGCGCTGCCGTGGGAAGAAAACGGCCTCCCGAACGCGCTGGCCAACAACTAACGTCTTTCAGCTTACCGCTCAGAACTTATGGGACGCAAACTGCTGACCGAACATATTAACGTTGAAGGCATCGACACCCTGGAGGTATACCGCAAGCATGGCGGGTACCGCTCGGTGGAGAAGGCCATCAAAACCATGACGCCCGAAGAGGTGGTGGAAGAAGTGAAGAAGTCGGGCCTGCGGGGCCGCGGCGGCGCTGGCTTCCCCACGGGCATGAAGTGGAGCTTCCTGGCCAAACCCGAGGGCGTGCCGCGCTACCTCGTCTGCAACGCCGACGAATCGGAGCCGGGCACCTTCAAGGACCGCCAGCTGATGTCCAAGCTGCCGCATCTGCTCATCGAGGGCATGATTACGAGCTCCTACGCGCTGGGCGCCAACACCTCGTACATCTACATCCGCGGCGAGTTGTTGTACGTGCTGCGCATCCTGGAAAAAGCCATTGCCGAAGCCTACGCGGCCGGTTACCTGGGCAAGAACATCCTCGGCTCGGGCTACGATCTGGACCTGTACTTGCACCCCGGTGGCGGCGCCTACATCTGCGGTGAGGAAACGGCGCTGCTGGAATCCCTGGAAGGCAAGCGTGGCAACCCGCGCAACAAGCCGCCATTCCCGGCGGTGCAGGGCCTGTACGCCCGCCCCACGGTGGTTAACAACGTAGAATCCATTGCCGCCATTCCGGTTATTGTAAACGAAGGTGGCGACGAGTACGCTAAAATTGGCATTGGCCGGAGCACCGGTACCAAGCTGATTTCGGCCTGCGGCCACCTCAACAAGCCCGGTATCTACGAAATTGAGTTGGGTCTGCCCGTTGAGGAGTTCATCTATTCCGATGAGTACTGCGGCGGCATCTGGAAAGGCCGGGAGCTGAAGGCCGTAGTAGCCGGTGGCTCTTCCGTGCCGATTCTGCCCAAAGAACTGATCCTGAAAACGGCCGCCGGTGAAAACCGCCTCATGACCTACGAGTCACTCTCGGATGGTGGTTTCGTGACGGGTACCATGCTGGGCTCGGGTGGCTTTATTGCCATGGACGAGACAACCTGCATTGTGCGCAACACCTGGAACTTCTCCCGCTTCTACCATCACGAGTCGTGCGGGCAATGCTCGCCCTGCCGTGAGGGTACGGGCTGGCTGGAGAAAGTGCTCCACCGCTTGGAGTACGGCCACGGCCGCATGGAAGACATCGACCTGCTGGTGAGTGTAGCCAAGCAAATTGAAGGCAACACCATTTGCCCGCTGGGCGAAGCGGCTGCCTGGCCGGTAGCTGCCGCCGTGCGCCACTTCCGCGAGGAGTTTGAATGGCACGTGACCAACGCCAAAGAAGCCGTGCAGCCCGGCGCGGTCTTCCCCGGCAAGGCTGTGCTGGTTTAATTTTCTGGTAATTGACTTTCTCTTCCCTCACGGAAGCTTTGAATAATGGCTAAAATAACCTTCGACGGCATCGAGGTTGAAGTTCCGGACGGAACCACCATCCTCAACGCAGCCCGCCAGATTGGCGGCAGCATTGTGCCCCCGGCTATGTGCTACTACACGCCCCTGAAAGGCTCGGGCGGCAAGTGCCGCGCCTGCTTGGTGCGCGTAGCCGCCGGCTCGGCCAAGGACCCGCGCCCCATGCCCAAGCTGGTGGCCTCGTGCGTCACGCCCGTGCAGGATGGCATGATAGTGGAAAACACTACGTCTGAGCAGGTGATGGACGTGCGCAAAGGCATTGTGGAGATGCTGCTCATCAACCACCCGCTGGACTGCCCCGTGTGCGACCAGGCCGGGGAGTGTGACCTGCAGAACTTCGCCTACGAGCATGGCGTGAGCACCACCCGCTACGTAGAGGAGCGCCGCACTTTCGAGAAAATCGACATCGGCCCGCTGATTCAGTTGCACATGACGCGCTGCATTCTGTGCTACCGCTGCGTGTACACCGCCGACCAGCTGACCGACAAGCGCGTGCACGGCGTACTGGGCCGCGGCGACGCCGCTGAAATCGGCACCTACATCGAGAACATCATCGACAACGACTTCTCCGGCAACGTTATCGACGTATGCCCGGTAGGCGCTCTGACCGATAAAACATTCCGCTTTAAGCAGCGCGTTTGGTTCACGAAGCCCGTGAATGCGCACCGCGACTGTGAGAACGAGAAGTGTGGAGGCCGCGTGGTACTCTGGTACAAAGGCAAAGACGTGCTCCGCGTAACGGCCCGCAAGGACGAGTACGGCGAGGTAAAAGAGTGGATCTGCAACACCTGCCGTTTCGACAAAAAGGAAACCGCTGACTGGACCATCGAAGGCCCGGCTCACATCGACCGTTCTTCGGTAATTTCGGCCAACCACTATGAGCTGCCGGTGGTGAACCCGCAGGTTATTGCCGATTTGCCCGAGAGCTCCGTGCGGGATCTGGAGCAGAATCCACCCATGAAACTGGGTAACTAAGCTGAGTATATACGGTTCTGCCACCCTTTTTTGAGGGTGATTTTAAGCAAGCAACTCTCCCATGATAGAAATACCAACCCTGGGCTGGCAATCCATCGTCATCTTCGTTGTATTCGCGCTTTCGCTGCTGATTGCTACATATTGCACTTACGCTGAGCGGGTCATTGCCGCGTTTCTGCAGGACCGCGTAGGCCCGGACCGTGCCGGCCCCTATGGCTTGGCCCAACCCCTGGCCGATGCCGTGAAGATGTTCACGAAGGAAGAATTTTTCCCCGGTGGCGCCAATAAGGCCCTGTTCATCTTTGGCCCCTGCCTGGCCATGACCACGGCTCTGATGTCGTCGGCGGTTATTCCGTTCGGCAACAACGTGAGCTTTGGCAACAACCTTTTCTTCCTGCAGGGTATTGAGGTGAACATCGGCATGCTGTGGATTTTCGGCGTGGTTTCGCTGGGGGTTTATGGTGTGATGATTGGCGGCTGGGCTTCCAACAACAAGTTCTCCCTGCTGGGCGCTATCCGGGCGGCTTCGCAGAACATCAGCTACGAGCTGGCCATGGGCATGTCGCTGATTGCGGTGCTGATGATTTCCGGCACCTTGTCGCTGCGCGAAATCACCCTACAGCAGTCCATTGCCGGTGAATGGCATTTCTGGAACATCGTGAAGCAGCCTTTGGGCTTTATCATCTTCCTGGTGTGCGCTTTCGCGGAAACCAACCGTACGCCTTTTGACTTGCCCGAGTGCGAAACGGAGCTGGTAGGCGGCTATCACACGGAGTATTCCTCCATGAAGCTGGGCCTGTACCTGTTCTCGGAGTACGTGAACATCTTCGTGGTTTCGGCCGTGATGAGCGTGCTGTACTTCGGCGGCTTCAACTTTCCCTTCCAGTACGAGCTGCGCGACTGGCTGGTGAGCAACCACGACTGGACGCTAGCTTCGGCGCAGAACCTGATTACCTTCCTGGGTACGGCGGGTCTGTTCCTGAAGATCTTTGCCTTTATCTTCTTCTTCATGTGGATTCGCTGGACTCTCCCGCGCTTCCGCTACGACCAACTGATGCGCCTGGGCTGGACCATTCTCATTCCGCTGGCCGTGATAAACATCCTCATCACCGGCGG carries:
- a CDS encoding Uma2 family endonuclease, whose amino-acid sequence is MAHPQSPMRRYTLEEYQALEEVSEQRHEFFEGEVYGMSGATPRHNLIAQNCAFALRQAVRGKGCRVFLEGVQLAVQAGHYHTYPDVMVTCDADDLAAERTMHHPVLIIEILSPSTADHDRSWKFNQYKQLSSLQHYLLVSQHTCLVEWFRREESGVWSFTPLGELTDTLKIPELDAMLRVQDIYDEIDITPMRAQPPAEL
- a CDS encoding NADH-quinone oxidoreductase subunit A, encoding MLLAVTSNYQPSDFLPIIVQFVLAIAFVAFSMIASHLIGPRRKSRVKDEAFECGIESVGNARTPISVKYFLTAILFVLFDVEVIFMYPWAVNFRELGKTGFYEMIVFLALLMAGFAYVIKKGVLRWNEAR
- a CDS encoding NADH-quinone oxidoreductase subunit B, with amino-acid sequence MDNRVPEIKTVEAPEGIEGAGFFATSLEKVVGIARANSLWPLPFATSCCGIEFMATMGSHYDISRFGSERPSFSPRQADLLMVMGTIAKKMAPIVKQVYEQMAEPRWVLAMGACACSGGIFDSYSVLQGIDRIIPVDVYVPGCPPRPEQVLDGLMRVQDLAKNESMRRRNSPEYQALLASYNIK
- a CDS encoding NADH-quinone oxidoreductase subunit C, which gives rise to MAEQNEESPAAQETAAALDPAAQQNAQLLALLHRLFGADAFTDVEEPYGMLTVTTTRERIHDIIAGLQQDQELQLNFLTTMCGMHWPEREGQELGIVYMLHSLVHNIRLRLKIFFPIADPVVPTMTDIYGTANWMEREAYDFYGILFPGHPNLIRILNVEDMDYYPMRKEYALEDGTREDKTDLFFGR
- the nuoD gene encoding NADH dehydrogenase (quinone) subunit D, which codes for MHPAVNDFNQELTTLNLGPTHPATHGIFQNILQMDGERIISGVPTIGYIHRAFEKIAERRPFYQITPLTDRMNYCSSPINNMGWHMTVEKLLGVTVPTRAQYMRVIVMELARITDHLICNSILGVDTGAFTGFLYVFQEREKVYEIYEEICGARLTTNMGRVGGMERDFTPVALQKLRDWLKTFPAVMREFEKMFNRNRIFMDRTQNVGGITAEKALNYGFTGPNLRAAGVDYDVRVMNPYSSYQDFDFEIPVGTNGDTYDRFMVRNEEIWQSLRIINQALENLPEGPFHADAPHYYLPPKQAVYQNMEALIYHFKIIMGEIEAPVGEVYHSVEGGNGELGFYLVSDGGRTPYRLHFRRPCFIYYQAYPEMVVGSTLSDAIVTLSSMNVIAGELDA
- the nuoE gene encoding complex I 24 kDa subunit family protein gives rise to the protein MEPTTAPAKPQFSEAAKAEIARICKQYPEERRKSALLPVLHIAQAEFGGWVSPEVQDLVAEALGLAPIEVYEVSTFYTMFNLRPVGKHVLEICRTGPCMLRGSDELTAHLERITGAMVGGPPSADGLFTLKEVECLAACGFAPIVQVREKYYEQLDTQEAVDAMLSELRKQVHRPALPWEENGLPNALANN
- the nuoF gene encoding NADH-quinone oxidoreductase subunit NuoF, translating into MGRKLLTEHINVEGIDTLEVYRKHGGYRSVEKAIKTMTPEEVVEEVKKSGLRGRGGAGFPTGMKWSFLAKPEGVPRYLVCNADESEPGTFKDRQLMSKLPHLLIEGMITSSYALGANTSYIYIRGELLYVLRILEKAIAEAYAAGYLGKNILGSGYDLDLYLHPGGGAYICGEETALLESLEGKRGNPRNKPPFPAVQGLYARPTVVNNVESIAAIPVIVNEGGDEYAKIGIGRSTGTKLISACGHLNKPGIYEIELGLPVEEFIYSDEYCGGIWKGRELKAVVAGGSSVPILPKELILKTAAGENRLMTYESLSDGGFVTGTMLGSGGFIAMDETTCIVRNTWNFSRFYHHESCGQCSPCREGTGWLEKVLHRLEYGHGRMEDIDLLVSVAKQIEGNTICPLGEAAAWPVAAAVRHFREEFEWHVTNAKEAVQPGAVFPGKAVLV
- a CDS encoding 2Fe-2S iron-sulfur cluster-binding protein; translation: MAKITFDGIEVEVPDGTTILNAARQIGGSIVPPAMCYYTPLKGSGGKCRACLVRVAAGSAKDPRPMPKLVASCVTPVQDGMIVENTTSEQVMDVRKGIVEMLLINHPLDCPVCDQAGECDLQNFAYEHGVSTTRYVEERRTFEKIDIGPLIQLHMTRCILCYRCVYTADQLTDKRVHGVLGRGDAAEIGTYIENIIDNDFSGNVIDVCPVGALTDKTFRFKQRVWFTKPVNAHRDCENEKCGGRVVLWYKGKDVLRVTARKDEYGEVKEWICNTCRFDKKETADWTIEGPAHIDRSSVISANHYELPVVNPQVIADLPESSVRDLEQNPPMKLGN
- the nuoH gene encoding NADH-quinone oxidoreductase subunit NuoH; translation: MIEIPTLGWQSIVIFVVFALSLLIATYCTYAERVIAAFLQDRVGPDRAGPYGLAQPLADAVKMFTKEEFFPGGANKALFIFGPCLAMTTALMSSAVIPFGNNVSFGNNLFFLQGIEVNIGMLWIFGVVSLGVYGVMIGGWASNNKFSLLGAIRAASQNISYELAMGMSLIAVLMISGTLSLREITLQQSIAGEWHFWNIVKQPLGFIIFLVCAFAETNRTPFDLPECETELVGGYHTEYSSMKLGLYLFSEYVNIFVVSAVMSVLYFGGFNFPFQYELRDWLVSNHDWTLASAQNLITFLGTAGLFLKIFAFIFFFMWIRWTLPRFRYDQLMRLGWTILIPLAVINILITGGLILFGVI